The following proteins come from a genomic window of Micromonas commoda chromosome 2, complete sequence:
- a CDS encoding predicted protein: protein MAAATKKTAGAKKKKGKAKETAGKEGIGDKAVEAAGRLLKHDPDSGVDGWKKGEPVPYLFLANVFENISETTKRLEIAEMLTNAFRTVIVSNPDDLLAAVYLASNTIAPQHEGIDLGIGDATLVKILAEATGRKESAIRADYKEQGDLGIVASMSRSTQKTMFAPPKLTMSGVLKEFRAIATTEGTKSVDAKKAKIKKLLVAARECEAGYIVRSLQGKLRIGLAQQTVNQALIHAVVLQSDAAAKAAKEGGNGAVADLLGRGADVLKQVFSECPSYDEIVPALLMEGGVDKLHSRCHFRPGVPVKPMLAKPTCGVSEVLQRFSDVEFTCEYKYDGERAQIHLLEDGTVKIFSRNQEDNTPKFPDVIRALPSYLKAGVKSVVIDGEAVAYDREQHKILPFQILSTRGRKNIDEADIKVNVCIYAFDCLYLNGETLLQKSLTERREAMYSAFKEVPDEFYFCTAKISRDVEELQVFLEDSIADNTEGLIVKTMDATYEPSKRSLNWLKLKKDYLEGCGDSLDLVPIGAFHGRGKRTGVYGAYLLACYDEESEELQSICKIGTGFSDEQLVELTEGLRPTVIEAPRSYFKYDANAMKCDVWFDPSQVWEVKAADLSISPVHQAGHGLVDPVKGIALRFPRFLRKRDDKNVEQATNSEQVADFYNAQATKQEFAGGDDDY from the coding sequence ATGGCTGCGGCGACCAAGAaaaccgccggcgccaagaagaagaagggcaaggCCAAGGAAACGGCCGGAAAGGAGGGCATCGGGGACAaggccgtcgaggcggcgggcaggCTCCTCAAGCACGACCCGGATTCCGGCGTGGATGGGTGGAAGAAGGGCGAACCCGTGCCGTATCTCTTCCTCGCAAACGTTTTCGAGAACATCTCGGAGACGACCAAGCGCCTGGAGATTGCCGAGATGCTCACGAACGCGTTCCGCACGGTCATCGTGTCCAATCCCGATGACCTACTCGCCGCCGTGTACCTCGCGAGCAACACCATCGCGCCGCAGCACGAGGGTATCGATCTCggcatcggcgacgcgacgctcgtgaagatcctcgccgaggcgaccggCCGCAAGGAGAGCGCCATCAGAGCCGACTACAAGGAGCAAGGGGACCTAGGGATCGTGGCGAGCATGAGCAGGAGCACGCAGAAGACCATGTTCGCACCACCGAAGCTCACCATGTCGGGCGTGCTCAAGGAGTtccgcgccatcgccaccACCGAAGGCACCAAGTCGGTAGATGCAAAAAAGGCCAAGATTAAAaaactcctcgtcgccgcgcgggagtgCGAGGCTGGTTACATCGTCCGCTCGCTGCAGGGCAAGCTCCGCATCGGCCTCGCGCAGCAGACCGTCAACCAGGCTTTGATCCACGCTGTGGTGCTCCagtccgacgcggcggcgaaggctgcgaaagagggcggcaacggcgcggTGGCTGACCTTctcgggcggggcgccgacgtcctcaAGCAGGTCTTCTCCGAGTGCCCCTCCTACGACGAGATCGTCCCCGCGCTGCTCATGGAGGGCGGCGTGGACAAGCTCCACTCGCGGTGCCACTTCAGGCCGGGCGTGCCCGTGAAGCCCATGCTCGCCAAGCCCACGTGTGGCGTGAGCGAGGTGCTCCAGAGGTTCTCAGACGTCGAGTTTACGTGCGAGTACAAGTACGACGGGGAACGTGCGCAGATCCACCTGTTGGAGGACGGCACCGTCAAGATCTTCTCCAGGAACCAGGAGGACAACACCCCAAAGTTCCCGGACGTCATCCGCGCGCTGCCCTCGTACCTGAAGGCTGGTGTGAAGAGCGTCGTGATCGATGGAGAGGCGGTGGCGTACGACAGGGAACAGCACAAGATTCTTCCGTTTCAGATTTTGTCCACGCGCGGGCGCAAGaacatcgacgaggcggacatCAAAGTCAACGTGTGCATATACGCGTTCGACTGCCTCTATCTCAACGGCGAGACGTTGCTGCAGAAGTCGCTGACGGAGAGAAGGGAGGCGATGTACTCGGCGTTCAAGGAGGTTCCCGACGAGTTTTACTTTTGCACGGCGAAGAtctcgcgcgacgtcgaggagctccaggTTTTCCTCGAAGATTCCATCGCCGACAACACCGAGGGCCTCATCGTCAAGACGATGGACGCCACGTACGAGCCCTCCAAGCGATCGCTCAACTGGCTGAAGCTCAAGAAGGATTACCTCGAGGGATGCGGCGACTccctcgacctcgtcccCATCGGTGCGTTTCACGGCCGAGGCAAGCGCACGGGCGTCTACGGCGCGTACCTGCTCGCGTGTTACGACGAGGAATCCGAAGAGTTGCAGTCCATCTGCAAGATCGGCACCGGGTTCTCGGACGAGCAGCTGGTGGAGCTGACGGAAGGTTTGCGACCGACGGTGATCgaggcgccgaggagctaCTTCAAGTacgacgccaacgccatGAAGTGCGACGTGTGGTTCGACCCGAGCCAGGTTTGGGAGGTGAAGGCGGCGGACCTGAGCATCTCGCCCGTGCACCAGGCGGGACACGGGCTGGTGGACCCGGTCAAGGGCATCGCGCTCAGGTTCCCGCGTTTCCTCCGCAAGAGGGACGATAAGAACGTGGAGCAGGCGACCAACTCGGAGCAGGTGGCGGACTTCTACAACGCGCAGGCGACCAAGCAGGAGTTtgccgggggcgacgacgactatTAG
- a CDS encoding predicted protein translates to GERVILHVDMDCFFASVAALGRPELAGLPVAVSWSSAGGGELSSCNYLARNAGCRAGMRIARAKELCPNLIVMPYEFERYSAVAIDVYRTLHELSPHVMGVSVDEAYVDVTGLAACGRKTPREIAEDVRAKIFAKTGCVASVGSGPNRLIARLATKRAKPDGSHHVPASNASSFLASMPVAELPGVGRGTLEKLRREGIGSMVGAVGPMGTAGNPTCADVAAAPLSVLRRALGPKAGAQLRDASRGIDARAWEARPPRKSVGAQVTWGVRFEEAAEAVAFVEKLCAEVSERMRRLRVKGRTLTLKI, encoded by the coding sequence GGGGAGCGAGTCATCCTGCACGTCGACATGGACTGCTTCttcgcgtcggtggcggcgctcggtAGGCCGGAGCTCGCGGGTTTACCCGTCGCGGTGTCCtggtcgtccgcggggggcggcgagctctCCAGCTGCAACTACCTCGCGCGGAACGCCGGGTGCAGAGCGGGCATGCGCATCGCTCGAGCTAAGGAACTTTGCCCGAATCTCATCGTCATGCCGTATGAGTTTGAGAGGTACTCGGCGGTGGCCATCGACGTGTATCGGACCCTGCACGAGCTCAGCCCGCACGTCATGGGGGTATCCGTGGACGAGGCGTACGTCGACGTCACCGGGCTGGCGGCGTGTGGTCGGAAAACGCCGAGGGAAATCGCCGAGGATGTTCGAGCGAAGATCTTCGCCAAGACGGgatgcgtcgcgagcgtGGGGTCGGGACCCAATCGGCTCATAGCGAGGCTCGCCACCAAACGAGCCAAGCCCGACGGTTCGCATCACGTCCCGGCGTCCAACGCGTCCTCGTTcctcgcgtcgatgcccgtcgcggagctccccGGGGTTGGGCGGGGTACGCTCGAGAAGCTTCGAAGGGAAGGGATCGGTTCTATGGTTGGTGCTGTCGGACCAATGGGTACGGCGGGCAACccgacgtgcgcggacgtcgccgccgcgccgctctcggTTCTGCGGCGCGCTCTGGGGCCCAAGGCGGGGGCGCAGCTCAGGGACGCGTCACGGGGgatcgacgctcgcgcgtgGGAGGCGAGACCCCCGCGCAAGTCGGTGGGGGCGCAGGTGACGTGGGGGGTTCGtttcgaggaggcggcggaggctgtcgCGTTCGTGGAGAAGCTGTGCGCGGAGGTTAGCGAGCGCATGCGACGGCTGCGGGTCAAGGGACGGACGCTGACGCTCAAGATC
- a CDS encoding predicted protein: MDARDTLANIFTSARQYSQHVVTTASARWISSHPPPDRTHLASTSPAPANAPRPPSARAPNSGRTPATSPDASPAPESPRRNSRRPIVTAPRRARAGRTQRLEAATRPWHLWPRRPPPPPPPPSSPRSRPRQLCRRLSSSV, encoded by the coding sequence ATGGACGCGCGTGACACACTGGCAAATATTTTCACCTCCGCCCGCCAATACTCTCAACATGTCGTCACTACTGCGAGTGCACGATGGATATCATCTCATCCTCCACCCGATCGCACGCACCTCGCCAGCacctcgccagcgccagcgAACGctccccgccccccgtcAGCGCGTGCACCCAACTCGGGACGCACTCCTGCGACGTCGCCAGACgcctcgccagcgccagagtcgccgcggcggaacTCTCGCCGCCCAATCGTAACCGCGccccggcgagctcgagcaggaaGGACTCAGCGCCTCGAAGCAGCGACGCGGCCCTGGCATCTCtggcctcgtcgccctcctcctcctcctcctcctccttcgtctcCGCGTTCCCGTCcacgccagctgtgtcgtcggTTGTCCTCCTCCGTTTGA
- a CDS encoding predicted protein — protein sequence MADGLGFFGGGGNYSDSSESDSDAEDEREAAVAPNPGAGDEEGRSAKEKEGTQPKGEDDGDPPEREIADAPRGNSSSLPSFADAMKSTDGVAASFTTAGAATGATGFGRELTEAQRAVAERKDDSFFTGNMGFKTDLSALTKVAYINLDISKARDVPRSVVQRLRGKDGRGLQRITRETGARVVCEQEALGHEDDEGPRRVMVVGEPDAVERALEIVDRMVREDSAEVSITVMCPAHCVGGVIGKGGVVIKKIQRDTAATVVVHGRRDIERFAGNVGFNSDVYDEPLRKIECKGAPKAAKAASEEVKKIILQTEKDLGMGDHWSTKRLREEAENDALRREDERFELEEKKPKAPKYGDADEHDAIFGGTLSEGLGLGRHW from the coding sequence ATGGCGGACGGGTTGGGattcttcggcggcggcggcaactATAGCGACAGCAGCGAGTCCGAcagcgacgccgaggatgagcgcgaggcggctgTCGCCCCCAACCCAGGGGCTGGTGACGAGGAGGGACGGTCCGCGAAGGAAAAAGAAGGCACGCAGCCGAAGGGTGAAGACGACGGCGATCCGCCGGAGCGggagatcgccgacgcgccgcgggggaacAGTTCATCGCTTCCCTCCTTTGCCGACGCGATGAAATCCaccgatggcgtcgccgcgtcgttcaccacggcgggtgcggcgaccggcgcgacTGGCTTCGGCCGCGAGCTCACCGAAGCGCagagggcggtggcggagcgCAAGGACGACTCGTTCTTCACCGGTAACATGGGGTTTAAGACCGACCTGAGCGCGTTGACCAAGGTGGCGTACATCAACCTGGACATCAGCAAGGCGAGGGACGTGCCCCGCAGCGTCGTCCAGAGGCTGCGAGGCAAGGACGGCCGGGGTTTGCAGCGGATCACGCGGGAGACGGGCGCCAGGGTGGTGTGCGAGCAGGAGGCGCTGGGgcacgaggacgacgaaggTCCGAGACGGGTGATGGTCGTGGGCGagccggacgcggtggagaggGCGCTGGAAATAGTCGACAGGATGGTGCGCGAGGACAGCGCGGAGGTGAGCATCACGGTGATGTGCCCCGCGCActgcgtcggcggcgtcattggcaaaggcggcgtcgtcatcaaGAAGATTCAGCGagacaccgccgcgacggtggtggTGCACGGCAGGCGGGACATCGAACGGTTCGCGGGGAACGTGGGGTTCAACAGCGACGTCTACGATGAACCGCTGAGGAAGATCGAGTGCAAGGGCGCGCCCAaagcggcgaaggcggcgtcggaggaggtCAAGAAGATCATCCTGCAGACGGAGAAGGACCTCGGGATGGGGGACCACTGGTCCACGAAGCggctgcgcgaggaggctgagaaCGATGCGCTGAGGCGGGAAGACGAGCGGTTCGAGCTAGAGGAGAAGAAGCCGAAGGCGCCCAAGTAcggagacgccgacgagcacgacgccATCTTCGGAGGGACGCTCAGCGAGGGGTTGGGCCTTGGGCGCCACTGGTGA